TAGAAGCGCACATACAGGCGTCTGCCCGGCGCCACGCGCGTCGCCGCCTCAGGCATCGTGCACCCTGGCGAATACGTAGCCGGCGCCGCGCACGGTGATGATGCGGCGCGGCTGCTTGACGTCGTCCTCGATCGCGGCGCGCAGGCGGCCGACGTGGACGTCGATCGACCGGTCGAAGGGATCGAATGCCTCGCCTTTGACCGCGTCGAGCAGCTGCTCGCGCGACAGCACGCGGCCGGCCCGCTCGGCCAGCGCGACCAGCAGGTCGAACTGATAGGAGGTCAGTGCGCGCGCCTCGCCGGCGAGCCGCACGGCGCGCGCTCCAAGGTCGATTTCGAGGCGGCCGAAGCGCAGCAACTGGCTTGCCGATGGCGTCGCCAGCGGAGGGCGGCGCAGCACTGCGCGCAGCCGCGCCAGCAGCTCGCGCGGCTCGAACGGCTTGGGCAGGTAGTCGTCGGCGCCGATTTCGAGGCCGACGACGCGGTCGAACGGATCGCCTTTCGCGGTCAGCATCATGACCGGGATCGCGCTCAGGGGCGCGGGGAGCGCGCGCAGCTGGCGGCAGACGTCGAGGCCATCGGCGTCCGGCAGCATCAGGTCGAGCAGAATCAGCGCGATGGCCTCGCCGTCCTGCCGGAGCGCCGCAAGGCCCGCCTGCGCGGTGGCCGCATGGCGCACCGTAAAGCCGTGCGGCGCGAGATAGGCCGCCACCATGCCGGCCAGGCGCTCGTCGTCTTCGATCATCAGGACAGTCTGGATCATGCGGGCATCATACCTCAGTGTATGCGCGACCTCAGATGGCCGGCGAACTTCGCCCGCTGTTCGGGCGTGAGCACGTCGGCCGCGTCTTCCACCGCCGCCAGGACGCGCCGGCTCATGAAATCCATGCGCTGCATCTGCTCCACGCGCAACTGCTCGAGGGCGGCGCGGTCGACCACCGGTGCCATCAGCAACTGGTGCGCGCTGGCGTGCGCCTGGCGGAACTGTTCGTGCACCGGGCGCAGGTCGGCCATGGCGCTCTTGGCAATGGCTGCCACCCGCGCCTTCTGGTCCGGGCTGGCGTCGGCGGCGATCTGTTCGACCATCTTGTCGATATGGGCGTCCATGGCCGCGGGATCCATCGCCATGTGGCCGGCGTGGCCGTGAGGGCCGGGCAGGCCCTGCGCGCCGATCGCGAAGCTGGCGCCGCCCGCGCCGGCCGCAAGGGCCAGCGCGGCGGCGATCAGCCAGCGCCGTCCGGCGCGTGGCGCCATGACGGCGGTATTGGTTTCATTCTGCGTTTTCATCGGGAGCCTTTTATGGGGTGGGAGTAGTTCCACTGTAAGGCAGCCATTTGGCGGGAGTGTGTACGGCGCGTAAAGAATTGTAAAGCGAATTGCAACGGAATTTACATTGACTGGGGCCGGCGAAGTTAATACGGGGCTGACATGCCTCAAGCTCGCCGCTTTACCGGGGAGCGGGCCATCCAATTCGATCGGGATTGGTTTAAAAGTACGGGCGCCGGCTTTAATGGGATTGTATGCAGGCAGAATATTTACAGTAGTTTCCGAATATCGATTTCCGCAAGTCGATAATTTTTCCCCACTCCCTTCGCTCCAGGCATATGGCCTCCGGCCGCTCAGAATACACGCGATTGCCAGTTTAATTCTCTCCAAATGTAACGTGTTGTTTTTATTTCAAATGGCTAACAACGACGAAAGGATTTTGGTTATATTGAATTCCCGTTTTTGATTATTGACGGTTCCGGGAACTCTGGTTCCCCGCATTAAACATCTGCTGTCGAGATTATCAGGGCCGTCTTTGCATTATATGCGTTGCGCATAAAAAGACCGTCCGATTCACATAAGATTGTGAATCGGTTTGTTAAATATGTCAAATCTGTTAAATCATAAAAATAATTATTTGCTTTTCGTTCTGTCTGCTAAAACTAAAACACGGGATGGGTAAAGATGAAGATGATGACTATCACCAGGTGCCTGGTGACTGCGGCTGGCTGCGGCGTGGCTTTCTCGGTCGCCAGCGCCGTTCCTGACCAGGTGCCCGGCACCCAGACGCAGGACCCAACCCTCAAGCCGGCGCAGCCGTCGAAGCCGCCGGCGCCTGGCATGATCCAGGGCGCCGGTCCCGCCGCGGCGCCGGCGTCGCCGGCCGACGGCGCCACCATCTCCGTCTCGCGCTTCACCTTCAGCGGCAACGATTCGCAGCCGGACGACAAGCTGGCCGCGCAGGTCGCACCCTATCTCGGCCGGCCGTTGACCCTGGCCCAGCTGGGCGAAGCGGCCGATGC
This window of the Massilia sp. R2A-15 genome carries:
- a CDS encoding winged helix-turn-helix domain-containing protein, whose product is MIQTVLMIEDDERLAGMVAAYLAPHGFTVRHAATAQAGLAALRQDGEAIALILLDLMLPDADGLDVCRQLRALPAPLSAIPVMMLTAKGDPFDRVVGLEIGADDYLPKPFEPRELLARLRAVLRRPPLATPSASQLLRFGRLEIDLGARAVRLAGEARALTSYQFDLLVALAERAGRVLSREQLLDAVKGEAFDPFDRSIDVHVGRLRAAIEDDVKQPRRIITVRGAGYVFARVHDA
- a CDS encoding periplasmic heavy metal sensor, translated to MKTQNETNTAVMAPRAGRRWLIAAALALAAGAGGASFAIGAQGLPGPHGHAGHMAMDPAAMDAHIDKMVEQIAADASPDQKARVAAIAKSAMADLRPVHEQFRQAHASAHQLLMAPVVDRAALEQLRVEQMQRMDFMSRRVLAAVEDAADVLTPEQRAKFAGHLRSRIH